The following proteins come from a genomic window of Alnus glutinosa chromosome 10, dhAlnGlut1.1, whole genome shotgun sequence:
- the LOC133879917 gene encoding phosphatidylinositol-3-phosphatase myotubularin-2-like, translating into MAIKFSELQKAKEVAERKAKEVTIAMESLSADLRHEKQLSSSAVKLAKRASKESEAIKRAVQSLGCKVHFSSTGDCTVGIESYPIDNPQKFASSPSKRVSDGTVQLDEKSDLSVSITVMAVDAIPSNPVAGVCETLCPLRTRDGVCRWPDAGCAQLGSQFLGLKANFEAFDQLSIYDSYFRSE; encoded by the exons ATGGCTATAAAATTCTCTGAATTGCAGAAG GCAAAAGAGGTAGCAGAAAGGAAAGCTAAAGAAGTTACAATTGCCATGGAATCATTAAGTGCAGATTTACGACATGAGAAGCAGCTCAGCAGCTCGGCTGTGAAGCTGGCAAAGAGGGCTAGCAAGGAAAGTGAGGCCATAAAGCGAGCAGTACAGTCACTGGGGTGCAAGGTTCACTTCTCAAGCACTGGTGATTGTACTGTTGGCATTGAAAGCTACCCAATAGATAATCCACAGAAATTCGCTTCTTCTCCTTCAAAAAGAGTATCAGATGGTACTGTGCAGCTTGATGAGAAGTCAGATCTCTCCGTTTCTATCACGGTAATGGCTGTGGATGCTATTCCCAGTAATCCAGTTGCTGGAGTGTGTGAAACTTTATGCCCACTACGCACTCGAGATGGAGTCTGTAGGTGGCCAGATGCTGGTTGTGCGCAGCTGGGTAGCCAATTTCTTGGACTAAAGGCAAATTTTGAAGCATTTGATCAGCTTTCTATTTATGATAGTTACTTTCGGTCTGAGTAA